In one window of Leguminivora glycinivorella isolate SPB_JAAS2020 chromosome 10, LegGlyc_1.1, whole genome shotgun sequence DNA:
- the LOC125230371 gene encoding uncharacterized protein LOC125230371 isoform X1: MEFKDLYESLIHNNDHIKPIHKFHYLSSYLEGDAARVIANLEVSANNYTEAWKILCDRFSNKRQLITNHLNSLFNLEPIQRESDKALRFLNDHVVKNLRALKTLGQPTEHWDTILVHLLTAKLDVNTNAKWEEHRNTLKEWPSLDDFRGFLSNRADILENLYRSRREKQSNHKPEPVANKTSFKHDKNIKTFVISEKQDDHKGRPCIVCHGDHRVYDCPAFKKMSVDERWSQASRLKLCHVCLRPDHETRQCKLNGCRAAHVAAGPAARRPQPAPPGPLPEAGAATATLLEALVGRVRVSTTATLQMAREAT, from the exons ATGGAATTTAAGGACCTTTATGAATCTTTAATTCACAATAATGATCACATTAAACCTATTCATAAATTCCATTATCTGAGCTCTTATCTTGAAGGGGATGCGGCCAGAGTGATAGCAAACTTAGAAGTCTCCGCTAACAATTATACTGAAGCCTGGAAAATTTTGTGTGACAGGTTCAGTAATAAAAGACAGCTGATTACTAACCATTTAAATTCTCTATTTAATTTAGAACCTATACAGCGAGAATCGGATAAGGCCTTAAGATTCCTTAATGATCATGTAGTTAAAAATCTCCGGGCCCTAAAGACATTAGGTCAACCGACAGAGCATTGGGATACAATTTTAGTTCACCTATTGACGGCTAAGTTAGACGTCAATACTAATGCAAAATGGGAAGAACATAGGAACACTCTCAAAGAGTGGCCATCACTCGATGACTTTAGGGGATTTCTTAGTAATCGTGCAGACATCTTAGAAAATCTGTATCGCTCTAGGAGAGAAAAACAATCTAACCACAAGCCAGAGCCTGTGGCCAATAAAACTTCATTTAAACatgataaaaacataaaaacattcgTGATTTCAGAGAAACAAGATGACCACAAGGGTCGGCCGTGCATCGTGTGCCATGGTGATCACAGAGTGTACGACTGCCCAGCCTTTAAAAAGATGTCAGTCGACGAGCGCTGGTCGCAGGCGTCACGTCTAAAGCTGTGCCATGTCTGCCTCCGACCGGACCATGAGACCCGTCAGTGCAAGCTGAACGGTTGCCGG GCCGCTCACGTCGCTGCCGGGCCCGCCGCTCGACGACCGCAACCCGCACCGCCTGGACCGCTACCTGAGGCTGGAGCAGCTACGGCAACACTTCTGGAAGCGCTGGTCGGCCGAGTACGTGTCTCTACAACAGCAACGCTACAAATGGCGCGAGAGGCAACGTGA
- the LOC125230333 gene encoding uncharacterized protein LOC125230333 has product MGLLSNTGLLASVPQKSTEASRNTQQSSLELKCSVTPAPFMLRPYAGLYNPFSHGCSVLCNHPADTEAKEFVRRAKDSWLLEGRTHCFGEDLSKIQDLNGPDKDKIRTPHDIVTEDMFRRYTETDSRPLTPAPTLASGKSRGSRRCLTPDQSHHRTTIVLDLRRSHSQETLYYHGYTTSDMTAGHGTSATNDRSLPSLSLSEGAHSRLIKGQCEQLPPLASPLVLSKRAPIIKETDASRENKKNQLKALKLGKVIKSKNKADAAPASQRSKSEKNDGSETLRGTLDGSGDGEIRRRGKKHRKRPTGSDRLTSAGLAAQTQQDPETQIAGIGTDSQNPSSRGSIAPVDDDVIVLPVIKQAATKKTDSFLDDDILKYLHREVDEEAIETEFDTKRRYVLEEALRTRPERTPGQEMQTLLKELKVPAVSLGDWLHIPRVFSRQSAQFSLPIDSNELENITPMQYAARFVSLKKSKQLLYLTVLRRFRPDGYKMPIQDIGAGLTLMMGGILSTTQVEQFRSIMQWTGYVEEDIPDEIKLTLEGYRERSASKDSEESDANTLKYRTWCGLCAICERMYGRFPPRDKDPPDGMELSDFTMVETKLAMLKVNPGLIEVLNTIRVR; this is encoded by the exons CAACAG AGTTCATTGGAGCTAAAATGCTCAGTGACGCCAGCGCCATTCATGCTGCGCCCATACGCGGGGCTTTACAATCCTTTTTCGCACGGATGTTCCGTTCTTTGCAACCACCCGGCTGATACCGAAGCTAAGGAATTTGTGAGACGCGCTAAGGACTCTTGG CTGCTGGAGGGCAGAACACATTGCTTCGGCGAGGACCTGAGTAAAATACAAGATCTGAATGGCCCGGACAAGGATAAGATCCGAACTCCTCATGACATCGTCACTGAGGACATGTTTAGAAG ATATACGGAGACGGATTCGCGTCCACTGACGCCGGCTCCTACCCTCGCCAGTGGCAAGTCCAGAGGCTCTAGAAGATGTCTCACTCCCGACCAATCCCACCACAGAACCACCATTGTTTTAGACCTGAGGAGGAGTCACAGCCAG GAAACGTTGTACTACCACGGCTACACAACTTCAGACATGACAGCCGGCCACGGCACAAGCGCCACCAACGACCGTTCCCTCCCATCCCTCAGCCTTTCAGAGGGCGCTCACAGTCGTCTAATAAAAGGACAATGTGAACAGCTACCTCCATTGGCATCGCCATTGGTCCTGTCCAAGCGAGCTCCTATCATTAAAGAGACAGATGCTAGCCGGGAAAATAAAAAG AACCAGCTGAAAGCCCTAAAGCTAGGGAAGGTGATTAAGAGTAAGAACAAAGCTGACGCGGCGCCTGCGTCACAGCGGTCCAAGTCTGAGAAGAACGACGGGAGCGAAACTCTTCGGGGCACTTTAGATGGCTCTGGAG ACGGGGAGATACGGAGGCGAGGCAAGAAGCATCGAAAGCGTCCCACCGGCAGCGACCGACTGACGTCCGCCGGACTCGCGGCGCAAACGCAGCAGGATCCAGAAACACAG ATCGCTGGCATCGGCACAGACTCCCAAAACCCAAGTTCCCGGGGCTCTATAGCACCGGTGGACGATGACGTCATAGTGCTACCAGTGATCAAGCAGGCTGCGACCAAGAAAACTGACTCCTTCTTGGATGATGACATTCTGAAGTATCTTCATAGGGAGGTCGATGAAGAGGCTATTGAGACTGAGTTTGATACTAAG CGTCGTTACGTCCTAGAAGAAGCCCTGCGTACGCGACCAGAGCGAACTCCAGGTCAAGAGATGCAGACGCTACTAAAAGAGCTAAAAGTCCCAGCTGTCAGTCTGGGCGATTGGCTACACATTCCGAGGGTCTTCTCACGGCAAAGCGCGCAGTTCTCACTGCCCATCGACTCTAATGAGCTGGAGA ATATAACACCAATGCAGTACGCGGCGCGATTCGTGAGCCTGAAGAAATCCAAGCAGTTATTGTACCTGACGGTTCTTAGGAGGTTCAGGCCCGATGGCTACAAGATGCCAATACAG GATATAGGAGCCGGCCTGACGCTCATGATGGGAGGCATCCTTTCCACGACCCAAGTTGAGCAGTTCCGCTCCATCATGCAGTGGACAGGATACGTAGAGGAAGATATTCCCGATGAAATCAAGCTAACTCTGGAAGGATATAGGGAGCGAAGCGCGTCCAAGGATAGTGAAGAG TCAGACGCCAACACACTGAAGTACCGCACCTGGTGCGGCCTGTGTGCCATCTGCGAGCGAATGTACGGCAGGTTCCCGCCGAGAGACAAGGACCCACCCGACGGG ATGGAGCTAAGTGACTTCACCATGGTGGAGACGAAGTTAGCCATGCTGAAAGTAAATCCTGGTTTGATAGAGGTCCTGAATACTATCAGGGTACGGTAA
- the LOC125230371 gene encoding uncharacterized protein LOC125230371 isoform X2, which produces MSVDERWSQASRLKLCHVCLRPDHETRQCKLNGCRAAHVAAGPAARRPQPAPPGPLPEAGAATATLLEALVGRVRVSTTATLQMAREAT; this is translated from the exons ATGTCAGTCGACGAGCGCTGGTCGCAGGCGTCACGTCTAAAGCTGTGCCATGTCTGCCTCCGACCGGACCATGAGACCCGTCAGTGCAAGCTGAACGGTTGCCGG GCCGCTCACGTCGCTGCCGGGCCCGCCGCTCGACGACCGCAACCCGCACCGCCTGGACCGCTACCTGAGGCTGGAGCAGCTACGGCAACACTTCTGGAAGCGCTGGTCGGCCGAGTACGTGTCTCTACAACAGCAACGCTACAAATGGCGCGAGAGGCAACGTGA
- the LOC125230369 gene encoding uncharacterized protein LOC125230369 produces MLLGVEMFWTIVTGAAKRLPTSKRTFLIPSKLGWLIAGPVEGASAHLHTGNTRSHLCLSDLSAQMTKFWETEELPSETDSIKNGSEFESHPINQHFVENTYRQSDGRFVVRLPLKDSPDCLGNSFNIAKKRLFSLEKRFSNQPELKSMYVDFINEYRDLGHLSESERCYKANHLPHHPVMKESESTRMRTVFHASCPTSSGYSINDIQLVGPNIQSPLFDILLRFRQYKYVLSGDIEKQYRQIMMNEIDRNLQVILWREDEHLPIRSLTLNTVTYGFASSSWLAARCLWQLGAESKDPLVRTIIQKDFYCDDLLTGADSEIELLRIQAGVSQALASGCFNLRKYRSNSNGLLKSDYINKDDHLALSQACQTLGLGWQPSQDVLNFSIKNDHADKIVTKRKILSETFQVFDPLGLLSLCTVKAKILSPVGLN; encoded by the exons ATGCTGTTGGGAGTGGAAATGTTTTGGACTATTGTGACAGGTGCTGCAAAAAGATTGCCAACGAGCAAGCGCACATTCCTAATCCCATCTAAACTAGGGTGGTTAATAGCGGGACCGGTAGAGGGAGCCTCGGCTCATTTACATACAGGGAACACGCGCAGCCACCTCTGTCTCTCTGATCTGTCGGCCCAAATGACCAAATTTTGGGAAACAGAGGAGCTACCGTCTGAAACGGACTCCATCAAAAATGGGAGTGAGTTCGAGTCTCACCCTATAAACCAACACTTTGTTGAAAACACTTACCGCCAATCTGACGGCAGATTCGTTGTGCGCTTGCCTTTAAAGGACTCGCCGGACTGCTTAGGCAACTCATTTAACATAGCTAAAAAGCGCTTATTCAGTTTAGAGAAACGTTTTAGTAACCAACCTGAATTAAAATCAATGTATGTTGATTTCATTAATGAATATAGAGACTTAGGGCATCTGTCGGAGTCTGAGCGATGTTACAAAGCTAATCACCTCCCGCATCACCCCGTGATGAAGGAGAGTGAATCTACACGCATGCGCACAGTCTTTCACGCTAGCTGTCCCACCTCTTCTGGGTATTCAATAAATGATATTCAGCTTGTAGGCCCTAACATACAAAGCCCACTGTTTGACATATTGCTTAGATTCCGACAGTACAAGTATGTGCTATCTGGTgacatagaaaaacagtacaggCAAATAATGATGAATGAAATAGATAGAAACCTACAAGTTATTCTATGGCGCGAAGATGAGCACTTACCCATACGCTCACTAACTTTAAATACCGTTACGTACGGCTTTGCTTCATCGAGCTGGCTAGCAGCACGCTGTTTGTGGCAGTTAGGGGCTGAAAGCAAGGATCCTTTAGTTAGGACTATTATACAAAAGGACTTTTACTGTGATGACTTATTAACAGGCGCAGACTCTGAAATAGAGCTGCTTCGTATACAAGCAGGTGTCTCACAGGCTTTAGCCTCTGGTTGTTTCAATTTACGTAAATACCGCTCGAATTCTAACGGGCTATTAAAGTCAGATTATATTAATAAAGATGATCACTTAGCATTGAGTCAAGCTTGCCAAACACTTGGACTAGGGTGGCAACCTAGCCAAGATGTACTAAACTTTTCCATTAAAAATGATCATGCTGATAAAATAGTtacaaaaagaaaaatcttATCTGAAACGTTCCAAGTCTTTGATCCATTAGGACTCTTAAGTCTATGCACAGTTAAAGCTAAAATAT TAAGCCCCGTGGGCCTAAATTAA